One window of the Salvelinus sp. IW2-2015 linkage group LG10, ASM291031v2, whole genome shotgun sequence genome contains the following:
- the pigb gene encoding GPI mannosyltransferase 3 isoform X1, whose amino-acid sequence MEKIRARLNIGSKSEPVKLRKRKSQLYSKEETCPLDNGVLGVHVTVFTVAFRLINCFLVQTSFVPDEYWQSLEIAHLMVFDYGYLTWEWTAGIRGFSYPLFFAAIYKILHFFTYDAVQLLVWLPRVVQALLSALADIKLYCLIQSLEHSDVAKWTYLCQLCSWFTWYCCTRTLTNTMETTLTTLALYYYPLPGSKTHSSTKYLILVALAVIVRPTALIVWLPLLVFHFWQEDNKLKLITHLCLPIGALTLGISTLIDCIFYGKWTLVQYNFLKLNVFHNVAEFYGSHPWHWYFTQGFVVVIGPHLPFFLYGCTLASKRYRIMLITIVWTVMVYSCLAHKEFRFIYPVLPFCMVFCGIALVNLRTWRRPAACALLVSNLVPALYTGLLHQRGTLDVMGHLQTLCDDSDPSTPPLPEVLFLMPCHSTPFYSHIHCPMKMRFLECPPDLTGDKTYVDEAERFFADPHHWLRTSFPYKSMLPTHLVFFDVLEMELSAFLDGNRFMRSTEIFHTHVPEGRVGKSILVYQRH is encoded by the exons ATGGAAAAGATTCGTGCACGCTTAAATATTGGAAGCAAATCAGAGCCTGTTAAACTGAGGAAACGAAAATCCCAACTATATAGTAAAGAAGAAACATGTCCTCTTGATAATG GTGTATTGGGGGTCCATGTCACTGTCTTCACTGTGGCATTTCGTCTCATCAACTGCTTCCTGGTCCAGACCAGCTTTGTCCCAGATGAATACTGGCAGTCCCTCGAAATCGCTCATCTTATGGTTTTTGA CTATGGCTATTTGACGTGGGAGTGGACAGCAGGTATAAGAGGGTTCTCCTACCCTCTCTTTTTTGCAGCTATATATAAGATATTGCACTTCTTCACCTATGACGCAGTTCAACTCTTG GTATGGCTACCTCGAGTTGTGCAGGCACTGCTTTCTGCATTGGCTGATATTAAACTCTACTGTCTTATCCAATCACTGGAGCATTCTGACGTTGCCAAATGGACG TACCTCTGCCAGCTCTGTTCTTGGTTCACATGGTACTGCTGCACCAGGACCCTGACCAACACCATGGAGACCACACTCACAACTCTAgctctctattactatcctctGCCTGGCTCTAAAACACACAGCAG TACAAAATATTTGATCCTGGTTGCCTTGGCAGTCATTGTTCGTCCAACAGCCTTGATTGTGTGGCTTCCTCTGTTGGTTTTCCACTTCTGGCAGGAAGATAACAAGCTGAAACTCATAACTCACCTTTGCCTTCCCATTGG GGCTTTAACTCTTGGGATTTCGACATTGATTGACTGCATTTTCTATGGAAAG TGGACCCTGGTGCAGTACAACTTCCTTAAGTTGAATGTTTTTCACAACGTGGCTGAGTTCTATGGCTCTCATCCATGGCACTGGTACTTTACTCAGGGTTTTGTGGTCGTCATTGGCCCTCATCTTCCTTTCTTCCTGTATGGATGCACACTGGCTTCAAAAAGATACAGAATCATGTTAATAACAATAGTCTGGACAGTAATGGTTTACAG TTGTCTTGCGCACAAGGAGTTCAGATTCATCTACCCTGTTTTGCCTTTCTGCATGGTATTTTGTG GGATAGCTTTGGTGAATCTGAGAACCTGGAGACGGCCTGCCGCATGCGCCTTATTGGTCTCCAACCTAGTCCCAGCCCTGTACACAGGTCTGCTTCACCAGCGAGGCACACTGGATGTCATGGGTCACCTCCAGACCCTGTGTGACGACAGCGATCCTTCAACACCTCCACTGCCTGAAGTCCTCTTTCTAATGCCCTGTCACTCTACACCTTTCTACAG TCACATCCACTGTCCAATGAAGATGCGTTTCctagaatgtccaccagatctcACAGGAGACAAGACCTATGTCGATGAAGCTGAGAGATTCTTCGCTGATCCTCATCATTGGTTGAGGACCTCATTTCCTTATAAGTCAATGCTGCCAACCCACCTGGTGTTCTTTGATGTTCTGGAGATG GAGCTCTCTGCATTCTTGGATGGGAATAGATTTATGAGAAGTACAGAAATATTCCACACTCACGTTCCTGAAGGACGAGTTGGAAAAAGCATCCTAGTTTATCAAAGGCACTGA
- the pigb gene encoding GPI mannosyltransferase 3 isoform X4: MVFDYGYLTWEWTAGIRGFSYPLFFAAIYKILHFFTYDAVQLLVWLPRVVQALLSALADIKLYCLIQSLEHSDVAKWTYLCQLCSWFTWYCCTRTLTNTMETTLTTLALYYYPLPGSKTHSSTKYLILVALAVIVRPTALIVWLPLLVFHFWQEDNKLKLITHLCLPIGALTLGISTLIDCIFYGKWTLVQYNFLKLNVFHNVAEFYGSHPWHWYFTQGFVVVIGPHLPFFLYGCTLASKRYRIMLITIVWTVMVYSCLAHKEFRFIYPVLPFCMVFCGIALVNLRTWRRPAACALLVSNLVPALYTGLLHQRGTLDVMGHLQTLCDDSDPSTPPLPEVLFLMPCHSTPFYSHIHCPMKMRFLECPPDLTGDKTYVDEAERFFADPHHWLRTSFPYKSMLPTHLVFFDVLEMELSAFLDGNRFMRSTEIFHTHVPEGRVGKSILVYQRH, encoded by the exons ATGGTTTTTGA CTATGGCTATTTGACGTGGGAGTGGACAGCAGGTATAAGAGGGTTCTCCTACCCTCTCTTTTTTGCAGCTATATATAAGATATTGCACTTCTTCACCTATGACGCAGTTCAACTCTTG GTATGGCTACCTCGAGTTGTGCAGGCACTGCTTTCTGCATTGGCTGATATTAAACTCTACTGTCTTATCCAATCACTGGAGCATTCTGACGTTGCCAAATGGACG TACCTCTGCCAGCTCTGTTCTTGGTTCACATGGTACTGCTGCACCAGGACCCTGACCAACACCATGGAGACCACACTCACAACTCTAgctctctattactatcctctGCCTGGCTCTAAAACACACAGCAG TACAAAATATTTGATCCTGGTTGCCTTGGCAGTCATTGTTCGTCCAACAGCCTTGATTGTGTGGCTTCCTCTGTTGGTTTTCCACTTCTGGCAGGAAGATAACAAGCTGAAACTCATAACTCACCTTTGCCTTCCCATTGG GGCTTTAACTCTTGGGATTTCGACATTGATTGACTGCATTTTCTATGGAAAG TGGACCCTGGTGCAGTACAACTTCCTTAAGTTGAATGTTTTTCACAACGTGGCTGAGTTCTATGGCTCTCATCCATGGCACTGGTACTTTACTCAGGGTTTTGTGGTCGTCATTGGCCCTCATCTTCCTTTCTTCCTGTATGGATGCACACTGGCTTCAAAAAGATACAGAATCATGTTAATAACAATAGTCTGGACAGTAATGGTTTACAG TTGTCTTGCGCACAAGGAGTTCAGATTCATCTACCCTGTTTTGCCTTTCTGCATGGTATTTTGTG GGATAGCTTTGGTGAATCTGAGAACCTGGAGACGGCCTGCCGCATGCGCCTTATTGGTCTCCAACCTAGTCCCAGCCCTGTACACAGGTCTGCTTCACCAGCGAGGCACACTGGATGTCATGGGTCACCTCCAGACCCTGTGTGACGACAGCGATCCTTCAACACCTCCACTGCCTGAAGTCCTCTTTCTAATGCCCTGTCACTCTACACCTTTCTACAG TCACATCCACTGTCCAATGAAGATGCGTTTCctagaatgtccaccagatctcACAGGAGACAAGACCTATGTCGATGAAGCTGAGAGATTCTTCGCTGATCCTCATCATTGGTTGAGGACCTCATTTCCTTATAAGTCAATGCTGCCAACCCACCTGGTGTTCTTTGATGTTCTGGAGATG GAGCTCTCTGCATTCTTGGATGGGAATAGATTTATGAGAAGTACAGAAATATTCCACACTCACGTTCCTGAAGGACGAGTTGGAAAAAGCATCCTAGTTTATCAAAGGCACTGA
- the pigb gene encoding GPI mannosyltransferase 3 isoform X3, with the protein MEKIRARLNIGSKSEPVKLRKRKSQLYSKEETCPLDNGVLGVHVTVFTVAFRLINCFLVQTSFVPDEYWQSLEIAHLMVFDYGYLTWEWTAGIRGFSYPLFFAAIYKILHFFTYDAVQLLVWLPRVVQALLSALADIKLYCLIQSLEHSDVAKWTYLCQLCSWFTWYCCTRTLTNTMETTLTTLALYYYPLPGSKTHSSTKYLILVALAVIVRPTALIVWLPLLVFHFWQEDNKLKLITHLCLPIGALTLGISTLIDCIFYGKWTLVQYNFLKLNVFHNVAEFYGSHPWHCCLAHKEFRFIYPVLPFCMVFCGIALVNLRTWRRPAACALLVSNLVPALYTGLLHQRGTLDVMGHLQTLCDDSDPSTPPLPEVLFLMPCHSTPFYSHIHCPMKMRFLECPPDLTGDKTYVDEAERFFADPHHWLRTSFPYKSMLPTHLVFFDVLEMELSAFLDGNRFMRSTEIFHTHVPEGRVGKSILVYQRH; encoded by the exons ATGGAAAAGATTCGTGCACGCTTAAATATTGGAAGCAAATCAGAGCCTGTTAAACTGAGGAAACGAAAATCCCAACTATATAGTAAAGAAGAAACATGTCCTCTTGATAATG GTGTATTGGGGGTCCATGTCACTGTCTTCACTGTGGCATTTCGTCTCATCAACTGCTTCCTGGTCCAGACCAGCTTTGTCCCAGATGAATACTGGCAGTCCCTCGAAATCGCTCATCTTATGGTTTTTGA CTATGGCTATTTGACGTGGGAGTGGACAGCAGGTATAAGAGGGTTCTCCTACCCTCTCTTTTTTGCAGCTATATATAAGATATTGCACTTCTTCACCTATGACGCAGTTCAACTCTTG GTATGGCTACCTCGAGTTGTGCAGGCACTGCTTTCTGCATTGGCTGATATTAAACTCTACTGTCTTATCCAATCACTGGAGCATTCTGACGTTGCCAAATGGACG TACCTCTGCCAGCTCTGTTCTTGGTTCACATGGTACTGCTGCACCAGGACCCTGACCAACACCATGGAGACCACACTCACAACTCTAgctctctattactatcctctGCCTGGCTCTAAAACACACAGCAG TACAAAATATTTGATCCTGGTTGCCTTGGCAGTCATTGTTCGTCCAACAGCCTTGATTGTGTGGCTTCCTCTGTTGGTTTTCCACTTCTGGCAGGAAGATAACAAGCTGAAACTCATAACTCACCTTTGCCTTCCCATTGG GGCTTTAACTCTTGGGATTTCGACATTGATTGACTGCATTTTCTATGGAAAG TGGACCCTGGTGCAGTACAACTTCCTTAAGTTGAATGTTTTTCACAACGTGGCTGAGTTCTATGGCTCTCATCCATGGCACTG TTGTCTTGCGCACAAGGAGTTCAGATTCATCTACCCTGTTTTGCCTTTCTGCATGGTATTTTGTG GGATAGCTTTGGTGAATCTGAGAACCTGGAGACGGCCTGCCGCATGCGCCTTATTGGTCTCCAACCTAGTCCCAGCCCTGTACACAGGTCTGCTTCACCAGCGAGGCACACTGGATGTCATGGGTCACCTCCAGACCCTGTGTGACGACAGCGATCCTTCAACACCTCCACTGCCTGAAGTCCTCTTTCTAATGCCCTGTCACTCTACACCTTTCTACAG TCACATCCACTGTCCAATGAAGATGCGTTTCctagaatgtccaccagatctcACAGGAGACAAGACCTATGTCGATGAAGCTGAGAGATTCTTCGCTGATCCTCATCATTGGTTGAGGACCTCATTTCCTTATAAGTCAATGCTGCCAACCCACCTGGTGTTCTTTGATGTTCTGGAGATG GAGCTCTCTGCATTCTTGGATGGGAATAGATTTATGAGAAGTACAGAAATATTCCACACTCACGTTCCTGAAGGACGAGTTGGAAAAAGCATCCTAGTTTATCAAAGGCACTGA
- the pigb gene encoding GPI mannosyltransferase 3 isoform X2: MEKIRARLNIGSKSEPVKLRKRKSQLYSKEETCPLDNGVLGVHVTVFTVAFRLINCFLVQTSFVPDEYWQSLEIAHLMVFDYGYLTWEWTAGIRGFSYPLFFAAIYKILHFFTYDAVQLLYLCQLCSWFTWYCCTRTLTNTMETTLTTLALYYYPLPGSKTHSSTKYLILVALAVIVRPTALIVWLPLLVFHFWQEDNKLKLITHLCLPIGALTLGISTLIDCIFYGKWTLVQYNFLKLNVFHNVAEFYGSHPWHWYFTQGFVVVIGPHLPFFLYGCTLASKRYRIMLITIVWTVMVYSCLAHKEFRFIYPVLPFCMVFCGIALVNLRTWRRPAACALLVSNLVPALYTGLLHQRGTLDVMGHLQTLCDDSDPSTPPLPEVLFLMPCHSTPFYSHIHCPMKMRFLECPPDLTGDKTYVDEAERFFADPHHWLRTSFPYKSMLPTHLVFFDVLEMELSAFLDGNRFMRSTEIFHTHVPEGRVGKSILVYQRH; this comes from the exons ATGGAAAAGATTCGTGCACGCTTAAATATTGGAAGCAAATCAGAGCCTGTTAAACTGAGGAAACGAAAATCCCAACTATATAGTAAAGAAGAAACATGTCCTCTTGATAATG GTGTATTGGGGGTCCATGTCACTGTCTTCACTGTGGCATTTCGTCTCATCAACTGCTTCCTGGTCCAGACCAGCTTTGTCCCAGATGAATACTGGCAGTCCCTCGAAATCGCTCATCTTATGGTTTTTGA CTATGGCTATTTGACGTGGGAGTGGACAGCAGGTATAAGAGGGTTCTCCTACCCTCTCTTTTTTGCAGCTATATATAAGATATTGCACTTCTTCACCTATGACGCAGTTCAACTCTTG TACCTCTGCCAGCTCTGTTCTTGGTTCACATGGTACTGCTGCACCAGGACCCTGACCAACACCATGGAGACCACACTCACAACTCTAgctctctattactatcctctGCCTGGCTCTAAAACACACAGCAG TACAAAATATTTGATCCTGGTTGCCTTGGCAGTCATTGTTCGTCCAACAGCCTTGATTGTGTGGCTTCCTCTGTTGGTTTTCCACTTCTGGCAGGAAGATAACAAGCTGAAACTCATAACTCACCTTTGCCTTCCCATTGG GGCTTTAACTCTTGGGATTTCGACATTGATTGACTGCATTTTCTATGGAAAG TGGACCCTGGTGCAGTACAACTTCCTTAAGTTGAATGTTTTTCACAACGTGGCTGAGTTCTATGGCTCTCATCCATGGCACTGGTACTTTACTCAGGGTTTTGTGGTCGTCATTGGCCCTCATCTTCCTTTCTTCCTGTATGGATGCACACTGGCTTCAAAAAGATACAGAATCATGTTAATAACAATAGTCTGGACAGTAATGGTTTACAG TTGTCTTGCGCACAAGGAGTTCAGATTCATCTACCCTGTTTTGCCTTTCTGCATGGTATTTTGTG GGATAGCTTTGGTGAATCTGAGAACCTGGAGACGGCCTGCCGCATGCGCCTTATTGGTCTCCAACCTAGTCCCAGCCCTGTACACAGGTCTGCTTCACCAGCGAGGCACACTGGATGTCATGGGTCACCTCCAGACCCTGTGTGACGACAGCGATCCTTCAACACCTCCACTGCCTGAAGTCCTCTTTCTAATGCCCTGTCACTCTACACCTTTCTACAG TCACATCCACTGTCCAATGAAGATGCGTTTCctagaatgtccaccagatctcACAGGAGACAAGACCTATGTCGATGAAGCTGAGAGATTCTTCGCTGATCCTCATCATTGGTTGAGGACCTCATTTCCTTATAAGTCAATGCTGCCAACCCACCTGGTGTTCTTTGATGTTCTGGAGATG GAGCTCTCTGCATTCTTGGATGGGAATAGATTTATGAGAAGTACAGAAATATTCCACACTCACGTTCCTGAAGGACGAGTTGGAAAAAGCATCCTAGTTTATCAAAGGCACTGA
- the pigb gene encoding GPI mannosyltransferase 3 isoform X5 — translation MEKIRARLNIGSKSEPVKLRKRKSQLYSKEETCPLDNGVLGVHVTVFTVAFRLINCFLVQTSFVPDEYWQSLEIAHLMVFDYGYLTWEWTAGIRGFSYPLFFAAIYKILHFFTYDAVQLLVWLPRVVQALLSALADIKLYCLIQSLEHSDVAKWTYLCQLCSWFTWYCCTRTLTNTMETTLTTLALYYYPLPGSKTHSSTKYLILVALAVIVRPTALIVWLPLLVFHFWQEDNKLKLITHLCLPIGALTLGISTLIDCIFYGKWTLVQYNFLKLNVFHNVAEFYGSHPWHWYFTQGFVVVIGPHLPFFLYGCTLASKRYRIMLITIVWTVMVYSCLAHKEFRFIYPVLPFCMVFCGIALVNLRTWRRPAACALLVSNLVPALYTGLLHQRGTLDVMGHLQTLCDDSDPSTPPLPEVLFLMPCHSTPFYRMSTRSHRRQDLCR, via the exons ATGGAAAAGATTCGTGCACGCTTAAATATTGGAAGCAAATCAGAGCCTGTTAAACTGAGGAAACGAAAATCCCAACTATATAGTAAAGAAGAAACATGTCCTCTTGATAATG GTGTATTGGGGGTCCATGTCACTGTCTTCACTGTGGCATTTCGTCTCATCAACTGCTTCCTGGTCCAGACCAGCTTTGTCCCAGATGAATACTGGCAGTCCCTCGAAATCGCTCATCTTATGGTTTTTGA CTATGGCTATTTGACGTGGGAGTGGACAGCAGGTATAAGAGGGTTCTCCTACCCTCTCTTTTTTGCAGCTATATATAAGATATTGCACTTCTTCACCTATGACGCAGTTCAACTCTTG GTATGGCTACCTCGAGTTGTGCAGGCACTGCTTTCTGCATTGGCTGATATTAAACTCTACTGTCTTATCCAATCACTGGAGCATTCTGACGTTGCCAAATGGACG TACCTCTGCCAGCTCTGTTCTTGGTTCACATGGTACTGCTGCACCAGGACCCTGACCAACACCATGGAGACCACACTCACAACTCTAgctctctattactatcctctGCCTGGCTCTAAAACACACAGCAG TACAAAATATTTGATCCTGGTTGCCTTGGCAGTCATTGTTCGTCCAACAGCCTTGATTGTGTGGCTTCCTCTGTTGGTTTTCCACTTCTGGCAGGAAGATAACAAGCTGAAACTCATAACTCACCTTTGCCTTCCCATTGG GGCTTTAACTCTTGGGATTTCGACATTGATTGACTGCATTTTCTATGGAAAG TGGACCCTGGTGCAGTACAACTTCCTTAAGTTGAATGTTTTTCACAACGTGGCTGAGTTCTATGGCTCTCATCCATGGCACTGGTACTTTACTCAGGGTTTTGTGGTCGTCATTGGCCCTCATCTTCCTTTCTTCCTGTATGGATGCACACTGGCTTCAAAAAGATACAGAATCATGTTAATAACAATAGTCTGGACAGTAATGGTTTACAG TTGTCTTGCGCACAAGGAGTTCAGATTCATCTACCCTGTTTTGCCTTTCTGCATGGTATTTTGTG GGATAGCTTTGGTGAATCTGAGAACCTGGAGACGGCCTGCCGCATGCGCCTTATTGGTCTCCAACCTAGTCCCAGCCCTGTACACAGGTCTGCTTCACCAGCGAGGCACACTGGATGTCATGGGTCACCTCCAGACCCTGTGTGACGACAGCGATCCTTCAACACCTCCACTGCCTGAAGTCCTCTTTCTAATGCCCTGTCACTCTACACCTTTCTACAG aatgtccaccagatctcACAGGAGACAAGACCTATGTCGATGA